The Thunnus thynnus chromosome 19, fThuThy2.1, whole genome shotgun sequence genome contains the following window.
TTGTAAGAACAATATGCCACGGGCTATTCATACAATTGAATCTTACTTTTCTCTCTGACATAGCCCTCTCTTCTTTCTAGCAGCACTGGAGCTCCCTGGGTGCAGGCATATATGGACAACAAGTAACGCAATCCGTCTTTGAAGTTTTCTGGGGTGCGGATATAACAAAAGAGATGTATTGTAAGACAAGAAAATGTCTTGTAACATAGGTGCAACAGTTTTGAGGGCAAAGAATAGGACTTACCTGAAAATATACTGGCATTAGTTTCACTGGGAGGCACTTTGACCCACTCCACTCTGCTCTCTCCTAGGGCAGGACACCAGTCCACTATGTAGCCACAGCTGGCTATAGGACTGGCAGACCAGGACAGGTTGAAGCCACCGTTGCTGCCAAGGATCCTAGAAGGGATCACTCCGTTTGCTGGATTTATATAGAggcaaatgtttgctaacatgctTCTTTACAAGGTGATaatgtgttcattttgtgttcacagcttgctGTGCTGCCCCTAAGTGGTAAAAAATcttttaatgcaggtttaaggcctGGATTGTTCCCAAAATGTGTCCATCTTTGTTTGCTTCATACCTGAATTGAAGCTGTGATGTATTGAAGTGGTGATGGTTGATGGGGAAGAGCTGCCATTTATATTCCTAGCTGTAACGCTGATGATATACTCTTCTGTGTTGTTCAGACTGAGTGCAAGACTGTCTTTGGGGTGAGCCACTTTAGTTCTATTTTGTCTCTCTGGGGTATTGGTGTGTGCCCATGTCACTTCATGATCTATGATGTGTCCATGGCTCTGGTTGGCCTGTAGCATCTGTGGAGAGGTAACATCAGGTCTTTTTCAGGACTGGCATAGCATATTCATGGCAATCTTGTCTCCaagaaattgtgtttatatactactaaacTGGTTGAGGTTAAATGGTGCCTTATTACAAAATGGTACCCAATCACCTGACTTACTTTCCAAATGATTGTTAGTTGGTTATCCTTCATCTGCATCCACACATCAAGAGCATCTGGAACTGTGGGACAAAAAGAGACAACCAGAAAGTGtgaaaaatatctataaaattGCAGTTCTAGGTTACAAGTTTGTTGTTACTTTTTTTAATACCTACCATCACCCTTTGTGTGGAACTGGATACTTGAGCTCCACTCACTCCATTTCCAGAAATAGTGAGTTGTTCCACATCGTACCATTACTGTGTATGCCCAATCTGGTATCAAGTCATccaaaactgtaaaattaaGGCCAACTCCAAAGTTTTCGCTCTGGGAAcacaacatgaacatgaaaattGTTAGCATAGTTCAGAAAagaattttactttaaaaacattGCTAATGTATCACCCTCCTTGCTTTGTCAACTCACTATGCTATTTATTTCACCGTTGCTAACGTTTACTTGGCATGTTATATTGAGATTATTGTACTGTTGCGCCTTCCACCCCCACTCCAGGCTGACATTTCTGGCATTCACAGCTGAAGCTGTCACTTCCAATGGGGCAAACATGTGCActgaaacaaaagacaaataatgATCAGCAGAATGTAATCATTAAAAAGAGATATGCATAATCAGGTAAGCATTTTAAGACACCCAAATGCTGATTTTTACAAACCTCTTTTAGTGAGGTCTGCCCTGTCTGTGAGCTCCACTGTGCCAAGACAATTTTGTGCTGTTAAAGTCCAGTTCTGCTCACCAGCACTCACTTGCACTTCTTGTGAGCATTTCCCCTCAGACGTATCATTACATTCTCTGAGTCACAAACACCAGGAGAATTTACATTTTAGTTCAATACAATTGCTCAATGCTTTCCctcaacatgaacaaacaggCTACCAGGACTACACCTCCAATATATACTataaacagtggtggaagaagtattcaggttctttacttaattaaaagtaccaatacaggaatgtaaaaatactccattacaagtaaaagtcctgcatgaaaaatcctactgcagtaaaagtacataagtattatgagcttgatgtagttaaagtattgcagtaaaagtacataagtattatgagctttacagtaaaagtagtggtttggtccctctgactgatatattattatatatgacatcattagattattaatactgaagcatcagtgttagagcagcatgttactgttgtagctgctggaagtggagctagtttcaactactttatatacagttagctagtttggtccagtggttcccaacctaggggtcgggcccttCCAAAGGCTCACAAGATAAATGTGaagggttgtgagatgattaatgggagaggaaagaagaaaaaacaaagttctgatacacaaatctgttttcagtttttggactttttctctaatctttgatttttgctgaaatattggatcatttgaatatttattgaaatgaaagcatgtgagaagtttagagggaaaaatgctgcttttacttttttatttatgcatttgttttgtcttttttgtccaGCTGTCTTGCTCTTATCCAGTTGTTGTGcttttatcttctgtttttaaGTTCATTGTCTTGCTTTGTCTTATTTAATAACCAGAGAGAAGCCAaacagagttttttttatacttGTGTATAATGACAAATAAAGATCATTCATACTTAAAAGAATCAAATCCTCACAGCATTTCTTCGCTTCCATACTCCAACCTATGGCTACATCAGGTAGTATAGTTTCATTATACCTTCCAAGTAGATAATAATCTGTTTGACTCTTGATGCTCACGAGTGTGTCATTTCCCACTGTCCACAGGCATTCAACTGATTGCAGATCCCGGGTTTCACATAGAAGATTGCTGTCATCAGGTGGGTCTGAGTCAAAtatcatcaaaaaaaaacaaaacaactgagcAGCCAGcatattttaagatgtatgTCAGACTCCAAAATCTCAAAATTCATCTGAATACTAAACCATACTTACAGCCAATATAAGCACAAGCCCCATTCTCTTGTGTCTTTGTATGACATTTTACATCAGTGCAAACTGTGTTTGATGCTTGGTCCAGGTTGATAGTCAAGGCATACGTCTGATTGCTGATCTTGGTAGTGTTCATATAAGTACCAGAATACTGACTTATATCCATTCTGTCAAAAATATCCCCCACCGGCACAACGCAGCAGAAGGTTGCTCTACTGCCAACCTTAAACACTCTGTCCCGTGGAAAAACCTCTGGTGTTTTTGGGTTACCTATCCCTGCAAATGCATAATAATAGGACATAATAAGCATCTCAAGGAGTAGCATTACTGtcaaatgtgtgaaaatgataattgaatatttttgacGATCAAAATGAAGttaagaaaactgaatattaacCTGGatgagtctgtttctgtttccatgGGCTTGTACGGTTTTTGTAACGGGAGCTGAGCCGGACTGAATGGGAAGCACACTCCAATGGCAAATGAGGCTTCCAATTCCAGGAATGAGTAGATCCTATTTGGTCAGGTGTCACAGCAACTGTATcctaaaacattttcacagtcAAATTAGAGGTATGTTTATTTGGCTATTCCAGAAGCTGAGTTTTAAGGAAGTCAGCAACACTGGTAAAACAAAAATCAGCTCTTACATTATGTACTTGCTGGTCTGCTATGAGTACCACCACCTCATACATCAACACGTCATGTACTGCTAAGCATGAAGGGTCGTCTTCCCATGTTAACAGGATCTTCTGGTCAGGGGTGGTAAGCCTCATATTCTGTGGTTCACAATGCAAGACACCTGAGGAAAAATGTCCATAGTACATTTTAAAGGACCCTCTTTACCTTACACAGCAAACAGTCAAACAGTAGTGAGGCGGCATCAGGAAATATTCCAAATAAATTTGATTATAAATATCAGTCCTTCTGTTGTCTTGTTGAACTATTTACAGTTAATAAATTGTTTACAACACAGCTGACTATAAGGTATTACTATGCAGatagtaaaacatttaaatattgattCATGTATTTGTCAACTAAAGAACCCCATTTTGTGAAGCATGGATAACTGGTGTATAAACTGATAATGAAAGATTGACAGTATACAGTTGTAATCATGGAGGACATATCTTCATAACATATCCATCTTGACCATGGTTCTCTGAGTAAAGAGACAATCTCTCAAGCTCTAACCGCTCGTTTCATTACAATCAAGGCTAACTGGAGAGACCATGCATATCTGCTGCCCCCATGGGGGTCAGTCCCTGTacacacagtaccagtcaagtgttttgacacaccttcccattcccttgaatgaaaaagtgtgtccaaacttttgactggtgctgtacgGAGAAAGATATCTAGTAATGGAGTTTTTCAATTACTTGGACTTAATGACCCATAACCTGGATCTTCCCATAACCTTAACTTTTGAGAGGGGCAAAGATGGTCTGtgtgtgcttttcttttttttcttaatgaaatgttactgaaagttttccttttttcccaaGAGGAATAACATTGAACACAATATGAACAAGCATGGCCTGGACAATTAGATGGGGTGGTACCAACAAAGTGAACGCATTTTTAAGAGCATTTATGAAAGAGGAATTTGCAGAGTGTGCATCAGTACAACAATATCACACATTCAGCCATACTTCAAGACTGTAGTGCACAGGTGTTTGCCCAGTTCAGTGTACCAGAACCTCTCATGATTAGCTCATTTAGGTCTGTGGATAAATCCCTCCTCTTTGGCCTTTATCCTAGCACTGAGTCTCTTCATTGGAAGAACTTTAAAGATTTCCTTGTACCACTGTGTCACAGTGTGCAGCTTGTCCTGGCTCCAGTTAAATAGTATGCATTTTCTTTCTGAAGAGGAGTTTGCAAAGCAAACCATGGAAGTAAATTCCATGGAAGTAAATTCCATGGAATATGTCCAAAGTGGGCGGAGGACAGtggaaacaaaaggaaaacaaggaaCAATCACTAAATGTTCAGTCACAGGTCTGCAAGTCCTGGTGATGGAAAAACACCTTAAGTGAACATTCAGTTgcactgtttttaaaaactactaTTTCTAAACTAATACTAATGCCAGCCCTGTGGATGCCCTATATTCTTACAACACCCATCTGAATGGAATACAGTCTCTCTAATAGAAACTATATCAGTCAGTC
Protein-coding sequences here:
- the LOC137171009 gene encoding leukemia inhibitory factor receptor-like isoform X2, translated to MIIWILLLSLFCESTQDGNGKENGVLHCEPQNMRLTTPDQKILLTWEDDPSCLAVHDVLMYEVVVLIADQQVHNDTVAVTPDQIGSTHSWNWKPHLPLECASHSVRLSSRYKNRTSPWKQKQTHPGIGNPKTPEVFPRDRVFKVGSRATFCCVVPVGDIFDRMDISQYSGTYMNTTKISNQTYALTINLDQASNTVCTDVKCHTKTQENGACAYIGYPPDDSNLLCETRDLQSVECLWTVGNDTLVSIKSQTDYYLLGRECNDTSEGKCSQEVQVSAGEQNWTLTAQNCLGTVELTDRADLTKRVHMFAPLEVTASAVNARNVSLEWGWKAQQYNNLNITCQVNVSNGEINSISENFGVGLNFTVLDDLIPDWAYTVMVRCGTTHYFWKWSEWSSSIQFHTKGDVPDALDVWMQMKDNQLTIIWKMLQANQSHGHIIDHEVTWAHTNTPERQNRTKVAHPKDSLALSLNNTEEYIISVTARNINGSSSPSTITTSIHHSFNSANGVIPSRILGSNGGFNLSWSASPIASCGYIVDWCPALGESRVEWVKVPPSETNASIFSENFKDGLRYLLSIYACTQGAPVLLERREGYVREKRIQDGLFETLTMEQQDSDVVVSWHPISLRKQTAFIKGYILYALDNNNNSIVISVSKDPETTSLTARNLKISTYTFTVKAQTAVGECGTSFISATLNSPTDYLITAVFISLVTVFGLLSLTTILCYRHWTCIKHNVYPPIPKPVLTDKWLSSPGEHSCRPLRVDLCQHSEALITDVPELHRKSCAPGNDYISQDKTPCVFTQTQMGYYNQPLKKNTPPPIILPTAIPSGLPSSPFKRVIPNPSYDLIMQTGDQQSNSGPDFHKGTPLERCSSGYQPQSLINQPEEDPDSPLSCVFTYILLPNSS
- the LOC137171009 gene encoding leukemia inhibitory factor receptor-like isoform X1, which encodes MIIWILLLSLFCESTQDGNGKENGVLHCEPQNMRLTTPDQKILLTWEDDPSCLAVHDVLMYEVVVLIADQQVHNDTVAVTPDQIGSTHSWNWKPHLPLECASHSVRLSSRYKNRTSPWKQKQTHPGIGNPKTPEVFPRDRVFKVGSRATFCCVVPVGDIFDRMDISQYSGTYMNTTKISNQTYALTINLDQASNTVCTDVKCHTKTQENGACAYIGYPPDDSNLLCETRDLQSVECLWTVGNDTLVSIKSQTDYYLLGRECNDTSEGKCSQEVQVSAGEQNWTLTAQNCLGTVELTDRADLTKRVHMFAPLEVTASAVNARNVSLEWGWKAQQYNNLNITCQVNVSNGEINSISENFGVGLNFTVLDDLIPDWAYTVMVRCGTTHYFWKWSEWSSSIQFHTKGDVPDALDVWMQMKDNQLTIIWKMLQANQSHGHIIDHEVTWAHTNTPERQNRTKVAHPKDSLALSLNNTEEYIISVTARNINGSSSPSTITTSIHHSFNSANGVIPSRILGSNGGFNLSWSASPIASCGYIVDWCPALGESRVEWVKVPPSETNASIFSENFKDGLRYLLSIYACTQGAPVLLERREGYVREKRIQDGLFETLTMEQQDSDVVVSWHPISLRKQTAFIKGYILYALDNNNNSIVISVSKEDPETTSLTARNLKISTYTFTVKAQTAVGECGTSFISATLNSPTDYLITAVFISLVTVFGLLSLTTILCYRHWTCIKHNVYPPIPKPVLTDKWLSSPGEHSCRPLRVDLCQHSEALITDVPELHRKSCAPGNDYISQDKTPCVFTQTQMGYYNQPLKKNTPPPIILPTAIPSGLPSSPFKRVIPNPSYDLIMQTGDQQSNSGPDFHKGTPLERCSSGYQPQSLINQPEEDPDSPLSCVFTYILLPNSS